From the genome of Haloarcula limicola, one region includes:
- the hmgA gene encoding hydroxymethylglutaryl-CoA reductase (NADPH), protein MTDTDAETLAERVRDGELRLYELEDHADAETAAAARRHLLAEETGVDLDVIGEYAFDAADAEPNIENMVGAAQIPMGVAGPLPIDGGAAEGEHYLPMATTEGALLASVNRGVSTIRTAGGATARVLKSGMTRAPVFKVEDVAAAGEVSAWVREHVGDLAEAAEATTSHGELQDVEPYVVGDNVFLRFSYDTKDAMGMNMATIATEAACEVVERETSADLVALSGNLCSDKKPAAINAIEGRGRTVAADVLIPHEQVEERLDTTTEAIVEANTRKNLVGSAKAGALGFNAHAANVVAAAFLALGQDAAQVVEGSNAITTVDAREDGLYASVTIASLEVGTVGGGTGLPTQAEALDVLGYAGGGDPAGSNADALAEVIATGALAGELSLLAALSSRHLSSAHAELGR, encoded by the coding sequence ATGACCGACACCGACGCCGAGACGCTCGCCGAGCGGGTCCGCGACGGCGAGTTGCGCCTCTACGAACTCGAAGACCACGCCGACGCCGAGACGGCCGCCGCCGCTCGCAGACACCTGTTGGCCGAGGAGACGGGCGTCGATCTGGACGTGATCGGCGAGTACGCCTTCGACGCCGCCGACGCAGAGCCCAACATCGAGAACATGGTCGGGGCCGCCCAGATTCCGATGGGTGTCGCCGGACCGCTTCCCATCGACGGCGGGGCTGCCGAGGGCGAGCACTACCTCCCGATGGCGACGACGGAGGGCGCGCTGCTGGCCTCGGTCAACCGCGGCGTCTCGACGATTCGCACGGCCGGCGGCGCGACGGCCCGCGTCCTCAAGTCGGGGATGACGCGCGCGCCGGTGTTCAAGGTCGAGGACGTGGCCGCCGCCGGCGAGGTGTCGGCGTGGGTGCGCGAACACGTCGGCGATCTCGCGGAGGCCGCCGAAGCCACGACCAGCCACGGCGAGTTACAGGACGTCGAGCCCTACGTCGTCGGCGACAACGTCTTTCTCAGGTTCTCCTACGACACGAAAGATGCGATGGGGATGAACATGGCGACCATCGCCACGGAGGCCGCCTGCGAGGTCGTCGAGCGCGAGACGTCCGCGGATCTGGTCGCGCTGTCGGGCAACCTCTGTTCCGATAAGAAGCCCGCGGCCATCAACGCGATCGAGGGGCGGGGCCGCACCGTCGCCGCCGACGTGCTGATCCCCCACGAACAGGTCGAGGAGCGCCTCGATACGACCACGGAGGCCATCGTCGAGGCCAACACGCGCAAGAACCTCGTCGGGTCGGCGAAGGCCGGCGCGCTGGGGTTCAACGCCCACGCCGCCAACGTCGTCGCCGCCGCGTTCCTCGCGCTGGGACAGGACGCCGCGCAGGTCGTCGAGGGGAGCAACGCGATCACGACCGTCGACGCCCGTGAGGACGGCCTCTACGCGTCGGTCACCATCGCGTCGCTTGAGGTCGGCACCGTCGGCGGCGGGACCGGCCTGCCCACGCAGGCCGAGGCGCTCGACGTGCTGGGATACGCCGGCGGCGGCGACCCCGCCGGCAGCAACGCCGACGCGCTGGCGGAGGTCATCGCCACGGGCGCGCTCGCGGGCGAGCTCTCTCTGCTGGCGGCGCTGTCCTCGCGGCACCTCTCCTCCGCGCACGCCGAACTCGGGCGGTAG
- a CDS encoding cupin domain-containing protein — MQEVPQAASETVEAVDGVHLTQLAVGEAMSVQHFHIEGGAVVPEHGHPHEQVGFVVHGTATFEVDGEEYVIGPGDSYVIPGDEPHRVENRTDEPVSGIDVFSPPRTDVDWRD, encoded by the coding sequence ATGCAGGAAGTTCCGCAAGCCGCGAGCGAGACGGTCGAAGCCGTCGACGGCGTCCACCTCACGCAACTGGCCGTCGGCGAGGCGATGAGCGTCCAGCACTTCCACATTGAGGGCGGCGCGGTCGTCCCCGAACACGGCCACCCCCACGAACAGGTCGGGTTCGTGGTTCACGGGACCGCGACCTTCGAGGTCGACGGCGAGGAGTACGTCATCGGTCCCGGCGACTCCTACGTCATCCCCGGTGACGAACCCCATCGCGTCGAGAACCGCACGGACGAGCCGGTCAGCGGTATCGACGTGTTCAGCCCGCCCCGAACCGACGTCGACTGGCGGGACTGA
- a CDS encoding YihY/virulence factor BrkB family protein: protein MELSGVKATGKQVVSEFTEKNVPFMAAGIAYNAFVSLAPLLVLLLIVTTTFGTGLEDRIVSVAQSSLPAPIADLVVQVFSSGASSAGTSVISLVVLLWGSLKVFRGLDTAFSEIYESTADSSLVDSLQDGLVVFVSLVVGVLGTVAASAAFAGLADSLPLGGYVMPLVLLGGLVAAFFPMYYVFPDADLSWRQVLPGTVVAAVGWAVFQSLFQVYLSVKGGGTTSLFGGVLLIVTWLYFSSIVLLAGTVINAVISGHATGDPGGVGAGASKYTTEREATLSRGELRQYLADFQTELAGAYEPSRDGPGTDTSPSHPWPRDDVKLTESSSVEGGKETRTVVLRWHPDDDAESDGRDSTDTDSPNRQSTPTTSD from the coding sequence ATGGAACTGTCCGGCGTCAAAGCGACCGGCAAACAGGTCGTGAGCGAGTTCACCGAGAAGAACGTCCCGTTCATGGCCGCCGGCATCGCCTACAACGCCTTCGTCTCGCTGGCCCCGCTGTTGGTCTTGCTCCTCATCGTGACGACGACGTTCGGGACCGGCCTCGAAGACCGCATCGTCAGCGTCGCGCAGTCCTCGCTGCCCGCGCCGATCGCCGACCTCGTCGTACAGGTGTTCAGCAGCGGCGCGTCGTCGGCGGGGACCTCGGTCATCAGCCTCGTCGTCCTGCTGTGGGGGTCGCTGAAGGTGTTCCGCGGCCTCGATACGGCCTTCTCGGAGATCTACGAGAGCACCGCCGACAGCTCGCTCGTCGATAGCCTGCAGGATGGGCTGGTCGTCTTCGTCTCGCTGGTCGTCGGCGTGCTGGGCACGGTCGCGGCGAGCGCCGCCTTCGCCGGGCTCGCCGACAGCCTGCCGCTCGGCGGGTACGTGATGCCGCTGGTCCTCCTCGGGGGCCTCGTCGCCGCGTTCTTCCCGATGTACTACGTCTTCCCCGACGCGGACCTCTCGTGGCGACAGGTCCTCCCAGGCACCGTCGTCGCGGCGGTCGGGTGGGCGGTCTTCCAGTCGCTCTTCCAGGTCTACCTGAGCGTCAAGGGCGGCGGCACGACCAGCCTCTTCGGCGGCGTCCTACTGATCGTGACGTGGCTCTACTTCTCCAGCATCGTCCTGCTGGCGGGGACAGTCATCAACGCCGTCATCAGCGGCCACGCGACGGGCGACCCCGGCGGCGTCGGCGCGGGGGCCTCGAAGTACACGACCGAGCGCGAGGCGACCCTCTCCCGCGGCGAACTCCGGCAGTACCTGGCCGACTTCCAGACCGAACTCGCCGGCGCGTACGAACCGAGCCGCGACGGCCCCGGGACCGACACGTCGCCGTCTCACCCGTGGCCGCGCGACGACGTGAAACTGACAGAGTCCTCCTCGGTTGAGGGCGGTAAGGAGACGCGAACCGTCGTGTTGCGCTGGCACCCCGACGACGATGCCGAGAGCGACGGACGCGACTCGACGGACACGGACTCTCCCAACCGACAGTCGACGCCGACGACGAGCGACTGA
- a CDS encoding DUF5817 domain-containing protein, which yields MYAVVGCSECSALWVVEGRPETTQCPRCGKRRQHAKRRKFVETDDEAHAREVRASMLANRQGHGDDFAELDSYAEMERQAEESGVDDETYLEASGVDSERVAAAGERAERGTTSGSSRKETVLSALRELDSPTEDEVVAYAAERDVPADYTRDALAKLARAGEVSESRGAYRLL from the coding sequence ATGTACGCGGTCGTCGGGTGCAGCGAGTGCAGCGCGCTCTGGGTCGTGGAGGGTCGCCCGGAGACGACCCAGTGTCCCCGCTGCGGGAAACGCCGCCAGCACGCCAAGCGCCGGAAGTTCGTGGAGACGGACGACGAGGCCCACGCCCGCGAGGTGCGCGCCTCGATGCTCGCCAACCGGCAGGGCCACGGCGACGACTTCGCGGAGCTGGACTCCTACGCCGAGATGGAGCGACAGGCCGAGGAGTCGGGCGTCGACGACGAGACCTACCTCGAAGCGTCGGGGGTCGACAGCGAGCGGGTCGCGGCGGCGGGCGAGCGGGCCGAACGGGGAACCACGAGCGGCTCCAGCCGCAAGGAGACGGTGCTGTCGGCGCTGCGCGAACTGGACTCGCCGACCGAGGACGAGGTCGTGGCCTACGCCGCGGAGCGCGACGTCCCCGCGGACTACACCCGCGACGCGCTGGCGAAGCTCGCCCGGGCCGGCGAGGTCAGCGAGTCCCGCGGCGCGTATCGACTGCTCTGA